GCATGGCGTATTTAATGAGCGAAAAACACATTGCTCCATGGAATATTTTGGCGATTACCTTTACAAATAAAGCTGCCAGGGAGATGCAGGAGCGGATTTCACGATTAACTGGACTGGGAGACGATCTTTGGATTTCGACTTTCCACTCGATGTGTGTCCGGATGTTAAGAAGAGATATTGACCGACTTGGTATCAACCGCAATTTTTCAATTCTTGATAGTAGCGATCAACTCTCGCTCATTAAACAGATTTTAAAAGATTTAAATCTTGACCCGAAAAAATTTGATCCGCGGGCAATGCTTGGCACCATTTCATCGGCAAAAAACGAGCTGAAAACGGCTAGCGCTTACAGTCAGATGGTCGGGGGCTATTACGATGAGCAAGCGGCTGACATTTATAAAGAATACGAGCGCCGACTCCGCAAAAATCATTCGCTCGATTTCGACGATCTCATCATGATGACCATTCGTTTGTTTCAAGAGGTTCCCGAGGTGCTGCAATTTTATCAAAAAAAGTTCCAATATATTCATGTTGATGAATATCAGGATACGAATCACGCACAATATATGTTAGTCAAAATGCTCGCTGCGCAACATCGACAGCTCTGTGTCGTCGGTGATTCTGATCAATCGATATATAAGTGGCGTGGCGCTGATATTACAAATATCCTTTCTTTTGAGAAAGACTATCCCGAAGCGACAGTCATTTTATTAGAGCAAAACTATCGGTCGACGCAATTGATTCTCCAGGCAGCCAACGGTGTCATTGCGCAAAATAGCAATCGAAAGCCTAAAGAGCTTTGGACTGACAATCTTGAAGGGGCACCGATCCACTTGTATGCCGCCCAAACCGAGCGAGATGAGGCGCAGTTTGTTACGGGAAAGATGAAGGAGCTCGTCCAGTCAGGGCAATATAAATACAGCGATATTGCGGTTTTGTATCGAACAAACGCCCAGTCAAGAACGATGGAGGAAACCCTCGTTAAATCGAACGTAAATTATACGATGGTCGGCGGTACGAAGTTCTATGATCGAAAAGAAATTAAAGACGTGCTTGCTTACTTAAGGCTCATTGCCAATCCAGACGATGACTTGAGCTTTGCGCGCGTTATTAATGTACCGAAGCGCGGAATTGGTGCATCAACAATGGATAAAGTCGCCGCTTATGGGCTTGATCATGACCTCTCTCTCTTTGAAGTGTTGAAAGAGAT
This genomic window from Litoribacterium kuwaitense contains:
- the pcrA gene encoding DNA helicase PcrA encodes the protein MKIAESLLQGLNDKQRQAVQHTDGPLLIMAGAGSGKTRVLTHRMAYLMSEKHIAPWNILAITFTNKAAREMQERISRLTGLGDDLWISTFHSMCVRMLRRDIDRLGINRNFSILDSSDQLSLIKQILKDLNLDPKKFDPRAMLGTISSAKNELKTASAYSQMVGGYYDEQAADIYKEYERRLRKNHSLDFDDLIMMTIRLFQEVPEVLQFYQKKFQYIHVDEYQDTNHAQYMLVKMLAAQHRQLCVVGDSDQSIYKWRGADITNILSFEKDYPEATVILLEQNYRSTQLILQAANGVIAQNSNRKPKELWTDNLEGAPIHLYAAQTERDEAQFVTGKMKELVQSGQYKYSDIAVLYRTNAQSRTMEETLVKSNVNYTMVGGTKFYDRKEIKDVLAYLRLIANPDDDLSFARVINVPKRGIGASTMDKVAAYGLDHDLSLFEVLKEIEEVGLSARFTKALRSFGEQIDHWTKQQDYLSVTEIVEEVLEKTGYRDMLKNEKTIEAQSRLENIDEFLTVSQQFEERSEDKSLLAFLTDLALIADIDKVEDDDGLPQDSVVLMTLHSAKGLEFPIVFLIGMEEGIFPHSRSLFEDDEMEEERRLCYVGITRAEKVLYMSRANMRTLYGRTNINPPSRFLSEIPAGLITEEGAQAHAGNSETPPFSPSSGPVKHRSVPEMKKAGHWEVGEKALHKKWGVGTVVSVRGKGDDMELDIAFAKPVGVKRLLAGFAPIEKA